The Oryzias melastigma strain HK-1 linkage group LG13, ASM292280v2, whole genome shotgun sequence genome window below encodes:
- the LOC112149611 gene encoding uncharacterized protein LOC112149611 isoform X1: protein MLLKFKRLRRWTVIAGPCFMLLLWRTLYFWPPNYQTFSAPKNCLNKHLVPQTQSATLVAVNGTKTLLVSAYLEHRGLVKEVRIITIKPRKEKASYLCHLRCQEKLNVTRAKCKIHPDHFHFHYGTADITCPLPSGCPTPSHVAVTSVDDRSEERFDQDFLEVKNQKTELESFPYNFTVCFSTMFDYTNVLQLVQSLEMLQLLGVNRVVIYKTNCSLETQNVLDFYTHKGLVEVIPWSLSKYLNVSRGWLPKQGPGELHYFGQIPALNDCLYRYMYRTKYLALHDVDELILPQSVNSWLELLPLLEKKYGANKRYRFRSHVFPNNVLLPPPIFPNIPLQDGWGNVSGVDILSHLYREPLPSTAWIDFKIIVDPRAVFWLSVHGALKSLNSFVWVRTDVARMYHTRAKTQPELTLKELIYDDRLLNYSDRLVPAVNAVLRDSGVLPEHRCSVT, encoded by the exons ATGCTGCTAAAGTTCAAGAGGCTGAGACGATGGACTGTCATAGCAGGTCCTTGTTTTATGCTCCTGCTCTGGAG GACGCTCTACTTCTGGCCTCCCAACtatcaaacattttctgcaccAAAGAATTGTTTGAATAAACATCTTG TTCCTCAGACACAATCAGCAACCCTTGTAGCCGTCAATGGGACCAAAACACTGCTGGTATCGGCTTATCTGGAGCACCGCGGATTAGTAAAAGAG GTTCGTATTATCACGATCAAGCCACGGAAGGAGAAAGCCTCCTATCTCTGCCACCTACGTTGTCAGGAGAAGCTGAACGTCACCCGAGCCAAATGCAAAATCCACCCCGATCACTTCCACTTCCACTACGGGACAGCTGACATCACGTGTCCCCTCCCCTCTGGCTGTCCAACGCCGTCACACGTTGCTGTGACGTCTGTCGATGACAGGTCTGAAG AGAGGTTTGATCAGGACTTTCTGGAGGTGAAGAACCAAAAGACAGAGTTGGAATCGTTTCCATATAACTTCACGGTCTGCTTCTCCACTATGTTTGATTACACCAATGTACTGCAG TTGGTGCAGAGTTTGGAAATGCTTCAGTTACTGGGAGTCAACAGGGTTGTGATCTATAAAACCAACTGCAGCCTTGAAACACAGAACGTTCTGGACTTCTACACACACAAAG GTTTGGTGGAGGTGATTCCCTGGTCTCTGTCCAAGTATCTGAACGTGTCAAGAGGCTGGTTACCCAAACAAGGCCCTGGGGAACTCCACTACTTTGGTCAGATTCCGGCTCTGAATGACTGTCTTTACCGGTACATGTACAGGACCAAATATTTGGCCTTGCACGACGTGGATGAGCTCATCCTGCCACAGTCAGTCAACAG CTGGCTAGAGTTGTTGCCGCTGCTGGAGAAGAAGTATGGCGCCAACAAGCGTTACCGTTTTCGGAGTCACGTCTTTCCAAACAACGTGCTGCTGCCTCCTCCCATCTTCCCGAACATCCCGCTGCAGGACGGCTGGGGGAACGTGTCGGGGGTGGACATCCTTTCCCACTTGTACAGGGAGCCTCTTCCCAGTACAGCATGGATCGACTTTAAGATCATCGTGGACCCCCGAGCGGTGTTCTGGCTGAGCGTTCACGGAGCCCTGAAGTCGCTGAACTCCTTCGTGTGGGTGAGAACAGACGTGGCCCGGATGTACCACACAAG GGCCAAAACCCAACCCGAGTTGACGCTAAAGGAGCTCATCTACGATGACAGACTGCTGAACTACAGCGACCGGCTCGTACCTGCTGTCAACGCTGTGCTGAGAGACAGTGGAGTCctacctgagcacaggtgttcTGTCACATGA
- the LOC112149611 gene encoding uncharacterized protein LOC112149611 isoform X2: MLLKFKRLRRWTVIAGPCFMLLLWRTLYFWPPNYQTFSAPKNCLNKHLVPQTQSATLVAVNGTKTLLVSAYLEHRGLVKEVRIITIKPRKEKASYLCHLRCQEKLNVTRAKCKIHPDHFHFHYGTADITCPLPSGCPTPSHVAVTSVDDRSEERFDQDFLEVKNQKTELESFPYNFTVCFSTMFDYTNVLQLVQSLEMLQLLGVNRVVIYKTNCSLETQNVLDFYTHKGGVRFGGGDSLVSVQVSERVKRLVTQTRPWGTPLLCWLELLPLLEKKYGANKRYRFRSHVFPNNVLLPPPIFPNIPLQDGWGNVSGVDILSHLYREPLPSTAWIDFKIIVDPRAVFWLSVHGALKSLNSFVWVRTDVARMYHTRAKTQPELTLKELIYDDRLLNYSDRLVPAVNAVLRDSGVLPEHRCSVT; this comes from the exons ATGCTGCTAAAGTTCAAGAGGCTGAGACGATGGACTGTCATAGCAGGTCCTTGTTTTATGCTCCTGCTCTGGAG GACGCTCTACTTCTGGCCTCCCAACtatcaaacattttctgcaccAAAGAATTGTTTGAATAAACATCTTG TTCCTCAGACACAATCAGCAACCCTTGTAGCCGTCAATGGGACCAAAACACTGCTGGTATCGGCTTATCTGGAGCACCGCGGATTAGTAAAAGAG GTTCGTATTATCACGATCAAGCCACGGAAGGAGAAAGCCTCCTATCTCTGCCACCTACGTTGTCAGGAGAAGCTGAACGTCACCCGAGCCAAATGCAAAATCCACCCCGATCACTTCCACTTCCACTACGGGACAGCTGACATCACGTGTCCCCTCCCCTCTGGCTGTCCAACGCCGTCACACGTTGCTGTGACGTCTGTCGATGACAGGTCTGAAG AGAGGTTTGATCAGGACTTTCTGGAGGTGAAGAACCAAAAGACAGAGTTGGAATCGTTTCCATATAACTTCACGGTCTGCTTCTCCACTATGTTTGATTACACCAATGTACTGCAG TTGGTGCAGAGTTTGGAAATGCTTCAGTTACTGGGAGTCAACAGGGTTGTGATCTATAAAACCAACTGCAGCCTTGAAACACAGAACGTTCTGGACTTCTACACACACAAAGGTGGAGTACG GTTTGGTGGAGGTGATTCCCTGGTCTCTGTCCAAGTATCTGAACGTGTCAAGAGGCTGGTTACCCAAACAAGGCCCTGGGGAACTCCACTACTTTG CTGGCTAGAGTTGTTGCCGCTGCTGGAGAAGAAGTATGGCGCCAACAAGCGTTACCGTTTTCGGAGTCACGTCTTTCCAAACAACGTGCTGCTGCCTCCTCCCATCTTCCCGAACATCCCGCTGCAGGACGGCTGGGGGAACGTGTCGGGGGTGGACATCCTTTCCCACTTGTACAGGGAGCCTCTTCCCAGTACAGCATGGATCGACTTTAAGATCATCGTGGACCCCCGAGCGGTGTTCTGGCTGAGCGTTCACGGAGCCCTGAAGTCGCTGAACTCCTTCGTGTGGGTGAGAACAGACGTGGCCCGGATGTACCACACAAG GGCCAAAACCCAACCCGAGTTGACGCTAAAGGAGCTCATCTACGATGACAGACTGCTGAACTACAGCGACCGGCTCGTACCTGCTGTCAACGCTGTGCTGAGAGACAGTGGAGTCctacctgagcacaggtgttcTGTCACATGA
- the LOC112149610 gene encoding uncharacterized protein LOC112149610 isoform X2: protein MRRNKPRQRPTPQKLRCLALVCLLLTFLSVLLFVRSFRISDLMNDQLWTQPYPEPKPEPVRTEAAATQEQVISFAPVKNTKTLLLSAYQEHRTNRKEVRVIAVVLRSEKAAYRCIFCCQEQQYVSEGVSNIHQDHYNFPYGTADIMCPVPSGCEAPTHITVKSAANFSQDTTHHELLKIRNQEVQSDKFDFNFTVCFSTMFNFTNVLQLVQSLTMLQLLGVNRVVIYKTDCSPEIQRILDYYIGKGFVELIPWSLSKFMNVSYGWLPEHGPGQIHYNNVFPKDVVLPPPPLAEAAPSWELWKNISGVNILDHLYQEPVTKETYYVQFKIIVNPRAVFSTSVHGVQRSQNGCAWVDRNIARMHHTRDKRQPQLQPSQLIYDDRLLSFSAPLIRTVNAVLRENGLLPAEDKL, encoded by the exons ATGAGGAGAAACAAGCCCCGCCAGCGGCCTACACCCCAGAAGCTGAGATGCCTGGCCCTCGTCTGCCTGCTCCTCACCTTCCTCTCCGTCTTGCTGTTCGTACGCAGCTTTAG gatttctGATCTCATGAACGATCAGCTGTGGACCCAACCTTATCCAGAACCAAAACCAGAACCTGTCCGTACAGAGGCAGCTG CTACTCAGGAACAAGTGATTTCATTTGCACcggttaaaaacaccaagacGCTGCTGCTGTCAGCTTATCAGGAGCACCGGACAAACAGAAAGGAG gtgcGTGTGATTGCAGTGGTTCTGCGGAGTGAGAAAGCTGCCTATCGTTGCATTTTCTGCTGTCAGGAGCAACAGTACGTCTCTGAGGGAGTCAGCAACATTCACCAGGATCACTACAATTTTCCCTACGGGACAGCTGACATCATGTGTCCTGTCCCATCTGGCTGTGAGGCTCCGACCCACATCACTGTCAAATCTGCTGCCAACTTCTCTCAAG ATACGACTCATCATGAACTTCTGAAAATAAGGAACCAGGAGGTTCAGAGTGACAAGTTTGATTTCAACTTCACCGTCTGCTTCTCCACTATGTTCAACTTCACAAATGTGCTGCAG TTGGTGCAGAGTCTGACGATGCTTCAACTGCTGGGCGTGAACAGAGTTGTCATCTACAAGACTGACTGCAGCCCAGAGATCCAGCGCATACTAGACTACTACATAGGCAAAG GTTTTGTTGAGCTGATTCCCTGGTCTCTGTCGAAGTTCATGAATGTGTCTTATGGCTGGCTGCCTGAACACGGTCCTGGTCAAATCCACTAC AACAACGTGTTCCCCAAAGATGTGGTGCTGCCTCCTCCACCCCTTGCTGAAGCTGCACCTTCATGGGAGCTTTGGAAGAACATTTCTGGAGTAAATATCTTGGATCATCTTTATCAAGAGCCCGTGACTAAAGAGACGTATTATGTTCAGTTCAAAATCATCGTCAACCCGCGAGCAGTCTTCTCCACCAGCGTTCACGGAGTTCAGAGATCCCAGAACGGCTGTGCCTGGGTTGACAGGAATATCGCACGGATGCACCACACCAG AGATAAAAGGCAGCCTCAGCTGCAACCAAGCCAACTCATTTATGATGACAGACTGCTGAGCTTCAGCGCTCCGCTGATACGGACCGTCAACGCGGTGCTGCGAGAGAACGGACTCTTACCTGCAGAAGACAAACTCTGA
- the LOC112149610 gene encoding beta-1,4-galactosyltransferase galt-1 isoform X1 → MRRNKPRQRPTPQKLRCLALVCLLLTFLSVLLFVRSFRISDLMNDQLWTQPYPEPKPEPVRTEAAATQEQVISFAPVKNTKTLLLSAYQEHRTNRKEVRVIAVVLRSEKAAYRCIFCCQEQQYVSEGVSNIHQDHYNFPYGTADIMCPVPSGCEAPTHITVKSAANFSQDTTHHELLKIRNQEVQSDKFDFNFTVCFSTMFNFTNVLQLVQSLTMLQLLGVNRVVIYKTDCSPEIQRILDYYIGKGFVELIPWSLSKFMNVSYGWLPEHGPGQIHYVGQIPALNDCLYRYMYKSRYVAMNDVDELILPQRVNSWLKLLPLLEKTYGANKCYMFQNNVFPKDVVLPPPPLAEAAPSWELWKNISGVNILDHLYQEPVTKETYYVQFKIIVNPRAVFSTSVHGVQRSQNGCAWVDRNIARMHHTRDKRQPQLQPSQLIYDDRLLSFSAPLIRTVNAVLRENGLLPAEDKL, encoded by the exons ATGAGGAGAAACAAGCCCCGCCAGCGGCCTACACCCCAGAAGCTGAGATGCCTGGCCCTCGTCTGCCTGCTCCTCACCTTCCTCTCCGTCTTGCTGTTCGTACGCAGCTTTAG gatttctGATCTCATGAACGATCAGCTGTGGACCCAACCTTATCCAGAACCAAAACCAGAACCTGTCCGTACAGAGGCAGCTG CTACTCAGGAACAAGTGATTTCATTTGCACcggttaaaaacaccaagacGCTGCTGCTGTCAGCTTATCAGGAGCACCGGACAAACAGAAAGGAG gtgcGTGTGATTGCAGTGGTTCTGCGGAGTGAGAAAGCTGCCTATCGTTGCATTTTCTGCTGTCAGGAGCAACAGTACGTCTCTGAGGGAGTCAGCAACATTCACCAGGATCACTACAATTTTCCCTACGGGACAGCTGACATCATGTGTCCTGTCCCATCTGGCTGTGAGGCTCCGACCCACATCACTGTCAAATCTGCTGCCAACTTCTCTCAAG ATACGACTCATCATGAACTTCTGAAAATAAGGAACCAGGAGGTTCAGAGTGACAAGTTTGATTTCAACTTCACCGTCTGCTTCTCCACTATGTTCAACTTCACAAATGTGCTGCAG TTGGTGCAGAGTCTGACGATGCTTCAACTGCTGGGCGTGAACAGAGTTGTCATCTACAAGACTGACTGCAGCCCAGAGATCCAGCGCATACTAGACTACTACATAGGCAAAG GTTTTGTTGAGCTGATTCCCTGGTCTCTGTCGAAGTTCATGAATGTGTCTTATGGCTGGCTGCCTGAACACGGTCCTGGTCAAATCCACTACGTAGGTCAGATTCCTGCCCTTAACGACTGTCTTTACAGATACATGTACAAATCCAGATATGTGGCCATGAATGATGTGGATGAACTCATTCTACCACAAAGAGTCAACAG TTGGCTGAAGTTGCTACCTCTGCTGGAGAAGACATACGGTGCCAACAAGTGTTACATGTTTCAGAACAACGTGTTCCCCAAAGATGTGGTGCTGCCTCCTCCACCCCTTGCTGAAGCTGCACCTTCATGGGAGCTTTGGAAGAACATTTCTGGAGTAAATATCTTGGATCATCTTTATCAAGAGCCCGTGACTAAAGAGACGTATTATGTTCAGTTCAAAATCATCGTCAACCCGCGAGCAGTCTTCTCCACCAGCGTTCACGGAGTTCAGAGATCCCAGAACGGCTGTGCCTGGGTTGACAGGAATATCGCACGGATGCACCACACCAG AGATAAAAGGCAGCCTCAGCTGCAACCAAGCCAACTCATTTATGATGACAGACTGCTGAGCTTCAGCGCTCCGCTGATACGGACCGTCAACGCGGTGCTGCGAGAGAACGGACTCTTACCTGCAGAAGACAAACTCTGA